One Hippopotamus amphibius kiboko isolate mHipAmp2 chromosome 12, mHipAmp2.hap2, whole genome shotgun sequence genomic window, CCGTACACACACATGTTGATGTCACTGCTGAGCGTTCTGCGCGCATGCGCGTGCCGCGGAGGGCCGTGCCACCTTCCCCTCTGCCGGCAGGAACGAAGAGCAGCGGCGAGCGTGGCGGGCCTCCCGGGAGAGCaggctgcagcccctccccagctgcGAAACCTGGTGAGTCGTGGCCGGGGGGtctgggtggggggggcgggacCCGGGCGGAGGGGACAGAGCCTGACGCAGGCGGTGGCGGCGGGTGCCTGGATGCCCACAGCGCAGCGCCGAGCCCCGAGGAGGTGCGGAGCTGGGCGCAGTCCTTCGACAAGTTGATGCGCAGCCCGGCGGGCCGCAGCGTGTTCCGGGAGTTCCTGCGCACGGAATACAGCGAGGAGAACATGCTCTTCTGGCTGGCCTGCGAGGAGCTCAAGGCTGAGGCCAACCAGCACGTGGTGGACGAGAAGGCGCGGCTCATctacgaggactacgtgtccatCCTGTCCCCCAAGGAGGTGCGCTGCGTGGgaacggggcggggggcgggggcgccctGGGGCCCCTGACCGTGGCCCCTGTCCCGCAGGTGAGCCTGGACTCCCGGGTGCGGGAGGGCATCAACAAGAAGATGCAGGAGCCGTCAGCGCACACGTTCGACGACGCGCAGCTACAGATTTACACGCTGATGCACCGAGACTCGTACCCCCGCTTCCTCAGCTCCCCCACCTACCGCGCCCTGCTGCTCCGGGGGGGCTCCCAGTCCTCCAGCGAGGCCTAGGCCACCCACCGCGGCTGCCCCTTCGCAGGACCCCTCCTGCAGGCAGAGACTCCTTTCACAAGAACGCTTCAGCAGGTGTCGGGCACACCTGCTGGGCTCAGCGCCCCAGGGCGGTCCCAGGCAGGAGTTCCAGGTGCAGGGCGGGCCAGaagcccccttccccacccagaaGACCCAGCGCCCCAAGGTCTGGCTGAGAGGCAGACGTGAGGGCCTCTGGACCCAGGTAGCCCCTCCCACACCAACACCTCCCACCGCTGCTGGCCACTGAGCACTCCTGCTGGGGTTCCCACGTGGTGAAAGGAGGCACCCTCCCTGGAAGCATCCTGGACCCACAAACCTCACAGATCCTCCTCACCAGGCCCCTGGGGGCcctgagaaatgccattggtggAGAACAGAACCTCTGTACTGTCAAGTTTTGTGACAAAAGAAGACCTCCAACTGGTACCATCTGCACCCTGGTATCAGACCCAGGACCTCAGAACCAGGCTCAAGGCAGCAGGACCCAGTTTCTCTTTTATATGTTCATTGAGTTTAAACCAGGAAACATGTCACTGTGTGttttatcaaaaaaagaaaatgttttcatatttaactCCACTCTTCTCCCCAGAATAGAATCTTATtattgaagatatttttaaagcaaaagtcTCTCCTCTCTGTCTGCATCTGGGGCGGGGAGATTAGAAGATGAAGCGTTGTCCAGGACCCCCAGCAAGGGAGCAGCCGTGCTCAGTGGAGGGACCCTGTGCTCTGCCCCAACCTCACCCCTCAGAGCAACAGTCCCAGCAGGCAGCTGTGCTCGGCCCGCCCTGTACGCGGGGGCTGTGACCCAGGCAAGTGTGGCCCCCGAGGCACCTCGCCACCAAGACTGGTGACACAACAAGAGGCACTGGCCAGGTTCTGGGTAGGCAGGGTCCCTGGCAGGTATCAAAGGTTGTCCCTGgaggctggctggcaggggcaggACACTGACGGGGCTGACCTCCCCAAGACCCTGGGGGCTGGGCCGTCACCTGTGCTGTCCCACAGGCCCCACCAGGCACACACTTGCCACCCTGTTCCCTGAATTCCTGGTTGGTGAAGCAAAGGTGCAGCCGGGGCCCAGAGACTCTGGTCAGGGTCCGCCCGCATCCACACCGCCCCACAAGCAGTGTGGCATCCTGAAGGGCTGCAGGCGTGCCCCGCTGTGGGGCCCGGACTTAGCCTCCTGCCCACGATCTCTGGGCCCTGAGCTGCAGCACCTGGAGAGATCATAGACCCCGGGTCCTCTGTGTGCCCAAAgccctccccacccatccccatGCTGTGcatgcccagccctgcccctcccacgGGCACACCAGGGCCCTCTGAGCACCAAGGGGCACGTCCCTCTAGCGCTGTCCCACCCAGCCAAGTCTACGTGTCACCTGACCCCAGGGAGGTGGGCTGTCTCCGCAGCAAcgcgggtggggggagggaatcaGACCAGACTTGGGGGGACGGGGGGCCCAGCCTGAAGCCCAAGCCTGTGCAtggcacaccaggacccagggccaGGGACAAACGCTggcaaaaagaaacatttaataattggggggaagagggagaaaggtgCACTGCAGGCGGGGAGCAAGGTGCGCTGCCTTCTGAGGAAGGCCAGGTGGGCACAGGGCAGGTCTCCAGAGAAGCTGTATCTGTTGGCGGAGGATGGGGACAGGGCGACGGCCAGCCCTGGCCACGGCCCAAGGCTGCAGGCTCACGTGCACGAGGGCTCAGCAGAACTGTAAGAAACAGGTGAGAGGCCTCCAGCCACGTGGCCCACAGGACCCCCcgaagggcaggaggcagggctgggtcccCGTCCACCATCTCCAGAGCTCCCAGGAGAACGGCTGGCATGGCCATCCCCCGCGTCACACCACAAAGGCTGGAGACACCCACCTCCAGAAAACAGGGCCGGGAGTGGGGCCTGGGCTCACCCACCTACCTTCCAGCGGTTTCCACACTCGTTGCAGACAACGAAGGTGGTCATAGGCTCATCGGAGCTGCGGGTCTGCACCTGTAGAGAGGGCCGTGGTGGGAGGGGTCCAGCCCCGGGGGCTCAGTCACGTGCCGCGGGAAGCTCCAGGAAGCAGGACTTCACTGGAATCCCAATCTGGGGAGCCCCCCACCCAACGCCTCGGGCTGGCCCCACAGCACCTGGGCGCTGCCAGGAGACCCGGGCCGAGGCTGCCCAACACCCCCAACTGCCTTCCTCACACAGGGCCCCCTGACATCTCCTGGGGCCCACGTCAGCGTCCACCTCCACAACTCTGACAGTAGCCCAGCGACCACCGCCGGGCGCCCATCCTCCCGCCAGTAGCAACACAGCCGGGCCGGGCTCCCCAACCGCAGCGCCCCAGAGCAGGCTGGACCCACCGGCCGAGACGGCTCACCGGGGACTAGGGACCCTCGGCAAGGGGGAAGCCCCCGGGGTGACCGCAGCTCCCGGCCCGGTGGGAGACTGAGTGGCCGGACGCAGCCCCTGCGCCGCTCACGCCGCACGCGTCCAGGCACAGGGGGACCCAGCCCGCagagcaggggcggggggggccccgaggagggcagggccggggcggggcctgggggtgAGCACGCTCACCTGCGTGTAGGTGCAGTTCTTCTTCCTGCACTTGCTGCAGGTGAACAGGTCGGTCTGCGTGCCGCCCGTGCGGGCCATCTGGTGCTCGCGGATGGCCTCCTTGGTCATGGCCTTGCGGATCTCCTTCAGCTCATCGCTGGCCATCTCCTGCGGCGAGGGGCGTGTGCTTAGCCCGCGGCCCCCCCGGGGGCAGCCCCCCCGCGCCCCCACGGGCTCACCTCCGAGGTCATCACGGCTATCTGCTGCGGCGTGATGGCGCCGCACAGCACATTGCGCCGCAGGCTGGGGTTCTTGGCGTCCTTGAGGTTGGAGAGGCGGCTCCGCACACGGTTCTTGTATTTCATGTCCGTGTTCCCCACATCCCGGAAGATACGTGCAGGCGCTTAAGGACCCAAACAGAGGCTGACGCCCTGCCCTCCATCCCCGCCCCCGGGGTCAGCGAAGGCCTTTCGTGGGGGCCGTGTCAGAAGAGCCAGCAACATGGGATCCTTGACACTGACGCCTTCCTGGCTGAAACCCGACTGCAGCCTTTAAGCCCAGGACCCAGGCCCACCGCAAGCATGGTCAGACCCCAGAGGATCTGGGAGGGGCCCCCGGTAAAGACAAGCAAGCCCCCGCCACCACCCAATCCCCTGGCGAGGGCGCGGGGCAGTGGCTGCCAGGGGAGCTGGACCCGGCTGGCCGTGTGACCCCTCCAGAACTCCAGCCCCCGAGGCCCTACACAAAGGATATATTCCTCGATCTGGGCAGACAAACGCTCGCAATCTGCACCGACAGCCACGTGGTCATCTGCAAGAAGGAGCCCTGACCAGCTGCCCTGCGGGCTCCACCCCCCCACGCCTCAGCCTGCACGCGCAGGGGATCCAGGCACCCTGTTCCCCAAAGACCCCCGGCTCCCTGCCCCCGAGGTCAGCGGCAACAGGTTGGACGTGGGCCTCTGCAGGCAGGCACGGCCCAGGCCACCTGGGAACCGAGCCTGTGTCAGGAGCCAGGACCCCGAGGTATGCTGGGTGGCCCCGGCCCGGGCACTCACGGTCCGTCTGCAGGGCGGCAGTCAGCATCTCGCGACACTTGTTGCGGACGGCGTCGCAGGTGACGGGCACTGGGGGAAACGTGGTGATCCTCGGCGTGGACGGCATCCTGGGCAGCTCTGGCCTCTTGCGGCTGGAGAGAGGCCCCCTCGGGCCACGTGCACCCCCATGAGATGCCGGTCCCCAGAAGAGCCAGTGTCACAGCCACATCGCCCCCACGCCCTGTCTGCCCCACCCTGACAAgagcccacagccctgcccatCTGCGCGCAGGTTCAGCATGTCCGTGAGGTCTGGCCAGAGGCAGTGAGGCTCCCTGGGCGGGGCACACTCCCAGACGGGGTCCCTGCCCTTAAGGaggcctggaacacagggccACACTGCCCAACGCAAACCGCCAGGTCAGGGAGAGGCAGAAAGGGCCAGGGGTCACCCAAGACCAGGTACCACTATGCAGACAGCCCCACCCGCTGTAGGTCTgggcacccccaccccgccatggGTTGCCTGTCCACAAGGCTGTGTGCACCTAGCCCTCCTCTCACGGTCCTGCATCTCACGACCCTGTGACCTCCAAGGACGTCAGTGGAAGcaggaggcttcctggagaaaaAACAACTTGTGCAGGTGGGCAGATGCGCCCCTGTCCCTGCACAGCCACACCCCGAATCCGAAGCTCAGCTTTTCCTAGCCCTCAGCCACGGCTGCCCCGCGGGGTCAAGGGCAAAGCAGCCTCTCAGCCACAGGCCCTGGGGGGGCAGAAGCCCGGAGGCCTCGGTGGCCCCGGAACCTGCCCCATGCCACAGCCTGGGGCATcctcagggagggaggggccggcAGCGAGAGACACCGGGCCCGTGGGGATcgcccgggctggccagcgagaACCAGACTCTGGACCGGGGCCTGGAGCCGGGAATGGGAGCAGTGGGCCCGCTCAGGGTGTGGGTCAGCTCCGCGCGGCCAGGCAGACGCAGCCTCCCCCTCAGGTGCCTGGGGCTGAGAAGACCCAGAGGCGTCTCTGGTGGGAACGTGTCCAGCGAGGCTGACCCTGGGGAGTCCTCTCTGAGGAGCTGGAGGGGCTGATATGTTCTGATGACCTCAGCGCCTCCCCTCCCAGGGAACCTGGAAACCAGCACCCTGGTCTGCTGAGAAAGCGGGACAGGGGCAGGAGGGTACCTCTGCCTTCCCGATGCGCTACCTGGGGTCCTGGGCCTCGGAGGCCTCCTTGGAGGACGATGTGGGCAGAGGCCCGCCCCTCCTCCGCTCCCTGGCTTTGGCGTCTGAAGCATCTGCAGGTGCCGGGAAAGAACGGAGGGCTGGCTGGGAGAAGGCGGACCCGGAGGGCAGGGCCGGGCCGAGCCAGGGCCGGGCGCAGACCGTCACCAAGACACAGCCCCAGGCTTCGCACCCTGCCCCCAACCGCAGCTTCCTGCTGATGACCAGCGTGCTCTCTCCCCACGCAAAGAAGGTCCTGAAAAGGCTCCCTGAGTACAGAAATCCCCTCCGAGTGACAGCCTTCGTGGATGGAGCATTTGAACTGGACAGAGGGCAGTCACCGCAGGCAGGCCAGGCATGGCCACTCCCCAGCTGGGTCTCAGGCCCCAGAGGGAGCCATCGAGCGAGTCCCAGCCTGCACCGCGGGCCTTCCCACAGGACGAGAAGCGGCCCACACGCCATCAGAACGAATACGCGTGTCCAACACGCAGCCCAACAGCCACGCAGGACAGGCGAGAAGCCCAGGACACGCAGCTCTGTTTCCCAAGGGTCTGGACACAgcccaggaggggctgggaaggcCCTGGGATGCCACCACCTCAGAGCCCAGGGGTGGCATCCCAGGCACCCCACTGCCTCTAGAAAGCGGCTGCCCCGTTCCCTCTGCGCGGCTGACTCCCCGTACGCCTCTTCTTAACCCCCCCCACCGGCTCCtcccgcctcctccccaccccacaactctctcccccacccccctctccccccaggtcTGGAGCCGCCCCCCCTCCTCTCACTGCCCTGACACTTTTCCTCCCACGCgacctcccccagctctgccgGGTCCCCCTCCAGGGCTCAGTGCGGCCTCTTCCCCTCAACGCCCCTCCTTGCTCCTCGTGgagccccctcctcccgccctggGCCGGCGCCCCCTGGACCGGACCCCAGGTGGCCCTGGCTTGGGGACAGCGCGGCCAGCACCCTACCCGGTGCCGCCCAGTGACTGCCCCCGCACGCGGCCCAGGCTGCCTGACCCGCACCCAGGAGCTTCTTCCAGGACTTGATGAGAGACTTGGCCAGCGAGACGACCTCCTCGTCCGAGCTCTGCTTCCTCAGGGCGTTGACGGACATGCCGACGCGGGTGGACTGCGAGGCAAGCAGCCGGGCTGGGGGCAGCGGTCAGACCCTCCCCACAGACCCTCAGGGACTCCCGCGGGGAAAGGCTGGGGACCCTTCCCGAGGGTGACCGTCCCGGCTGCGGGAGCCTTCGTGAGGGACACTGGATGTTCCCCCGTCTTGTGAAGCAACAACGAAAGGCAAGGGACGGTCTCCTCAGGGGCAGGGCTTCATGCCAACCGAGGGCGGGCGGGGGGTCAGGACGCCTGCCAGGGGCCTAGGAGCTGGGGGGACCCTACCTGCAGCAGAGGCAGCGTGACAGGCATGGCCTTCAGCTCTCGCAGCAGGTCCACGGCTCCCTCCTGGAAGAAGACAGGCCCCTCGTGAACGGCTCTGAGATCTCAGCGGGCAAGCCCAACGCCTCCCACACACGAGGCCTGGGGGAACACGAGGCCGGGACGATGCAGATCTACCCGGGGTCAGGTGCCCAGGGAAGGCAGGCGCCAGAAGGGAAGCAGCTCTGCGCTGCATCCCAGCCCACAGCCCGTGGGGGCCGCCAGGGTGAAGGGCAGAGGCCCCTCCCAGCAGGGGCACCACACCAGGCAGAGGCACAGCCCCCGGAGGGTCCCGCCGCCCCGCTCCTCAGGCAGCCTCTCCTCGGGGGCCCCTGCTGAGGCCAAGCTGCCGGGGgggcctctgccctccctgcGCTCGCCCCACACGCCTCCTCCCTCCCGCCAGCCGCCTCCGCGCACCCCGACCCCAGCCTGGGGGGCTGCTGCCCGGGCTCCCTTCTCTGCCCGGCACCCCGCCCACAGCTGCTTCCCCAGAGCCGCGCACACGCGGGCCACGCGGCCCCTCGGGGGGGGCCGAGCCGGCTGCTCCCACCGCCAGCAACACACCTGCCCCGCGCTCTCCCCAGAGCTCTGCTCAGATGACATCTTCTCAGGGAGGCCTGTCCCGCGGAGGGCCACCCCATCCACTCCCTGCCTTGCCTTCCCCCACCGGTGTGGCTTCACGTGTGCGTGTCTCTCACAACAGGGAGGCAGCCACCCGAGGTGGTGACGGCCTCAGACGTCCTGCAGCCTGGCCGCGGGGGGGGCAGAGACGGCCCGACCCCAACCCGATGGCACGTCTGCTCAGGCTGCAGTCTCCCCCACGTCACGCCCAGCAGGCCCTGCCCCTCGGGCTGCCGTCAGCCCTGTGGTGAACTCCTCAGAGCGGTCACCAGAGCGGAGGGCACAGTGCCACTCAGCCATCACCTTCCCCAAAACGGAGCCCCGGGCTGCAGACCACCAGCTTTCTGTGGCTTCTGGACCAGAGAGGCATAAGCACGGTTCCCAGTCATGACCCCCAACCCCTCCAAGGAGCCTCTGCTGGCTCTCACTCCCGGCTCCATGGTGCCCCAAGCCCGCGGGCCCCGTCCTCAGGCCACACCTGTCCCCTCCTCATCCTCCCCTGGACTCCCACCCACGCAGCGGTCCACCTAGATGGCCCCTCCCTAGTGCTGCCTGGCCCCACCCAGCCCTCCGTGGGTTCCATGACCCATCTCTGCCCCCACCTGGGGGGCATTTGTTTGGTCTCCTTCAGAGGGGAAGCAGCTTCTTTCTCTGGTCATCTCTGGAAACAGCCACAGATGTTCCCACACCCCTGCTCTGTGCTGCCCACAGCCTCCCAGAGGCGTGAACCCATTgcggggtttgggggggggttagggttagggtgctgcttgatggatggatgaacgcATGGGAGCCAGCCCCCTTCCCAGCCCTTGTGGAGAACCCAGAGACCGAGACTCAACTATGCTCAGCCCCAAAGCCACCCCCGCACCACCAGTGCAGGCACCCGGCCCTGGGGCGGCTGGGCAGGCATCTCCAGCCCCCCGCTGAGCCTTCCCGAcgccctcaccaccaccctgccccgccccaggAGCTCAGCCTGGGGAGAGCAGGTCGTGTTTATGTAGCCTCTCAGGGAGCCAGCAGAACCCCCTCCACCTGCGAGAGGCAGGTACCACCCACCACAGATGCTTCCTGCGAGGATACGCAGGTCACCAAGGTCCAAAGTTGAGAGGGGCCTGGAACTGGAGACCCATCTGCTGGCCCCCCAAGACCCCGCGCAGCCTCCCCCAAAGGCTCACTGGCCGAGGACAACAGCGAGCATGAGCACGGCGGGCCAGCgagggcgtgggggtgggggtggggggtgtcctgCCCGCAGGCATTCCCAGGCCAGGCTCGGGGCCTCCTAGGGCTCTTTCCCGAGCGTGTCTACGCATCTACCCGCTCCCCAGTTGCTGCTGGCTGGGCCCTGGCTAAGGAAGGGAAAGAATTTATTAGAGCAACTTGGTTCTTGGGGGACTGAACAGATAAGGAAGAAGAAGGGCCTCCGGACCAAGGAAGGCCGCTGGCCGGCTGGCTGGTGAAATGAGACGATGGGGGCCgcagccccaggcccagcagaGGTAGGGGAGGCGCTGCATCTCCGGGAGAAAAGGGGGTCTGATCTCACACTCCAAACTCTTGAAGGCGGAGAAAGGGTGTGGGAGACCTAGGGCGGGACAGAGGGCTctgagtctggggtggggctcGGCGGGCAGCTCTGGGGGGCTGCGAGGACGCCCGGGGGCGGGAAGGcgaggggggcggggcggccagTCGGAGCAGGACGCGCGGGGGCTTCCGCGGGGCCTGGCCGAGGAGGGTCTCCGCCAGCCCGGCCTCCGAAGTGAGGGGAGGAAGCGGGCGGGACCCCAGGCCTACGGGGTCCCAGCCTGGCGGTGGGGGTCTGAGTCCAGAGCGGGTGGCTCCCGGGACAAGGTCCAGGCCGGGTCGCGGCCTCTTCCGTGGGTGCGAGGTGAAGGGCAGGGCTGGCCCAGAGCGGGGGTCTCGGCCGCCGGCGGGGGTCTCCCCGCGTCCCGGGAGTCTCTCCCGGGGCGGAGTCTCGTCCTGCCCCTTGGGTGGTCGCCGCGGCCCTGACGCGGGCTCGACGGGCTCGGCGGGGGCTCGGCGGGGCCGGGGTCCCGGGGTCCTGGCGGCCCGCGCCCCTCACCGCGCTCTTCTTGGTCACCATCTTGTCCAGCCTCCGGGCGATCCGCGCAATCTCCTCCTCCTTGCCCATCATCGCCTCGGGGGCAGCGCCCCCAGCGCCCGCCGCGCCAGCCTCAGCCTCCCGGCCCGGACCCCGGCCCCGGCCGCCGCAGCCTCCCGCACCCGCCGCAGAAGACGCAGCCCCGCCACGGGCGGGAGACCCTCCGTTCAAACCCCCGGCCCCCGCGGCGCCGCGCTGCATCTTGGGACACGTAGTTCTCGCGCCCGCCAGCCTCGCGCGCTCCCGCTGCGCCCCGGACCACAACTCCCAGGAGCCAGGCGGGGGGCGCAGGGAATCCTGGGAAGTGTAGTCCGGGCGCGGGCTGCCGCCGGTGGGCCGGTTAGCCGGCGGAGGGCGCTGCGGCAGCGCGGGGCCCGGCAGTGCGTGGGGGCCGCGGCGCCTAACCCGCGCTTTCCTCCTGACACCGCGCGGGGGCGTCCGGGGGCACGCTGGGGTCCGTCCCCTCTCCCCGCTGCCTGAGCCCTCCTCCGCCACCTTCCGCCTCCCGAGGCCGCTGCCCGACCCCCAGCCCTGCGCGGACCCCTGAGCGCTCTGGCCGGGACTGTGGCCTCGGGGCCCTCCGGGCATGGTCGAGGGGGACCCTCAGGCTGGTTTTCCGGGGTGTCTGAATgcccgcccccaacccccagcactTTGACCTCCTTTGCCCTGCGGAGAAATCAGATGGGCACCGGCCTCGGGGCTGGCTCCCCAGCAGTGACCTACTCCCGGGGGCTGTGCTGATGGCCTCGACCCTGCCCCAGCTGGTGCCTCTGCCGGGGTTGGGCTGTCTGGCATGAACTCCCCCACAGCCCACGGGAGGCTTCTGAGAGGCCTCTCCTGATCCTGGCCTTTCTGACCCTAATCTTAGGGACCGGAAGCTGTTTTGAGTTCTCTCCGACGCACATCTGCCCACTCCAGAGGGGAGAGGCTGAGTGTTTTGCGGCATGTTGACACTCTCTCCGCTGTGCTCCAGCCTTTGTCAGAAGCAGTGGCTGAGCTCAGCATCTCAGGATGCCCTGTCATGGTGCTTGGAGGGGGAGTTTCCTCCTATCAGCCGTCAAATCAGCTTAACTCTTGTCTGTTGGGGAGGCCTTGCTGGGCAGCCTCCTCTTGCCATCACAGGGCCTCTGCCCTGGCAAACCATTGCTGCCTATGAGGAATTCCATGCTTTTTTCCTTAGGATTACTGAGGGATCTCGTAACTGACCatgtttctcttttcactttgaCTGCTGGGAAGCTCAGTCATGTCTAATTAATGCCACTCTCAGTTCACGGCATGGTCACCCAAGGTCATCCGGACATCCCATCTGCCACCTGGTCTCACAGTAATTTGGCCTAATTTTCAGTGACTGTGGGGCCCACACCACTATAGACATCAGTCCTGGGCCTCTACCCTGTCCCAGAATTGCACCCCCTACAGCACACCACCCAGCCTGTGcatcactgagaaggtgacagaCAGCTGGTGGGGATGctggccctgcccctctccccgcccTTCCGCAGGCCAGCATCCCTCCAGCTGAGGGCACTCTGGCCCTTCCCAGGGACCTCCAGCAGCAATGGTCATGACAGTCCTCTTGCTCATGCTCTGTCCCCTGCGCTGTTCTTGGTGCATGACGTGCGTCAGCTCACATCATCCTGACAGCTGCCCTGTGAGGCGGACACCGCCACCATCCCTGTTTCACAGACGGGgagacggaggcccagagagcctGGGATTTGCACCTGGTAGCTGGCTCCAGAGGCAGGGGCCCTGGCCACGCGGCCTCTGCAAGCCCCCGGGTGCCTTCCTAACCCCATCTAGTGCCAGGGGCTTTGAGTGAGGGAGGCTTCTACGTGTGTGGCTGGGTTGGATGTTTTAAGCCATAGAGACTCTCAAGCATGACCTAGGAGCCGGTTAAAAAGGAAGAGCCCTGCCCTTCGTCCCCCAGGGGTGGAGCCCTGTCCTCTGTCTTCAAGTGGCAGAAGCACTGGCCCCCAGCCAGCCAGCTGGACACTGAACATTGGGCacacagaggagggcaggggcttgGGGGGTTGAGGGCTGTATTCCAAGGGTGAGGAGTTTGTACCCCAGCCCCCGTGGTGACTGTATCCAAGCTGCCGAGGGGGACAGAGGCAGCTGCAGGACAGGGACCAacgcggggtggggggaggaggagatggagacagGGCAGGTCTGGGAGCTGAGGAGGGGGACTGAATTGGGCAGGAGGGAGAATAGGACAGGGTGTCAACCTGGGGGTCAGGGACCAACCCCCTGGCAGAAAAGAAACCCGGTGGGAAAGACTCCCAGTCACCTCTGCATTGCCCTCTAGGAGACACATGTTGTCCCTTCGGTTACACGTGAAGCAGTGAACCGTGTGTCACAGCAGGGCCGGGACTGACCACAGCACCAACTAGAGCCACTTCGTGTCACAGCCGTCCTGCTGATGCTCCAGTGTCCTGCCAATGCCCACTGCTGCCGGGAGCTGCAGCAAGAAAGAAGCACTTAGGTTCTGTGtcacacattttagaaaataacttgGTAACTGTGTTTCAGTGTCATTGGTTTCTATGGTAACCCCATGAGCTTATTTTGTGTGCTGCCCGGTGATGCAGCACCAAAGCAAGgaccgggcgggggaaggggctGTCCGCTGAGCACCACGGCGCTGCTCCGGCCCGGCCAGCGTGGAACACCCAGACCGCCCACCTCgggacctcctcctcctcctccacgaGAAGCCAGGTGGTCTCTACCTGTGGGGCCTCTGGCAAAGGCCACAGAGACAGCTCAGCCGCAGCCTGGCGTGTCTCAGAGGCTCTCGACGAAGGCCGCCGAGGCTGCAGGCGAAGGGAGACCAAGGCACCACGGCCCTCAAGAGCAGTGGCCAGGAGGTGGGGGCTCCTGCGGGAGGAGGGCCCAGCCCGGGGAGCCTGGCCCAGGGCAGCGCGGGCGCTGGCGAGGTGGGGGTgagcaggctgggggtggggggggtggcaggggaggtGGAAGGACTCCCAGCAGGGTACCTAGGGCCCACGGCCCTTCGCCCCGTGGCGGGAGCCCTGAACCCTGACGTGGTGCAGTCCCGCGTGGAAGCCACCACCGTAGGGGGAGGGGTGTGACCCCACGCGGGGTCCGGGCCTGGGGACCCGCCTTGTGGCCTGCAGGCCCCACAAAAAGCAGAGGCCTCTAGGTGGCAGGAGGGAGCCACAGACGGCCTGGGGCCAGGCGGccaccaccctcccctctggAGGTCCAGTTGTGTCTGGCCGCAACCTCGAAGCAGCCCAGGTGGGGCTGTGGTCAGTCCTGGAGAGGGACCTCACATATGGGGTCTGTCAGTGGGTCCCACCCTGGCCCAAACCCCCGACTCCCCACCTCAGAAGTCCCTGACGCCCAGGCCCCTCATGAATTCACAGCCCCCGGAAGCTTGCTCAGGAGCGTCGTAGCCCACCCAAGACCCCCTGGGCCCTACCCAACCTTGGGCCCGTCTTCCTCCAAGGAAGGTCCCCCAACCAGCTGCCTGGACCCCTCGGCCCTCCCCCGCCCTCAGAAAGCTGTGCCTGCAGGGTGACGTCACGCCCCAAACCTGGCCACAAACACAGCAGGGTGCTCACTGGGACCCCAGACCCCCTGTCCTCTCTGCTGCACCTGGGGAGTCGGCACACAGCCCGAGTCACGTGGGGGAGTGCGTGAAGCTGCCCACGTGTGTGCACACTGGGCACAGTACAAGTCACATACGTGCACACACGAAGGGGCCGTCCGTGAGGCGTCTGTCTCCCCAGACGCTCAGCCAGGAGAACCAGGCCTGAGCGTCACCCTCTGCTGCATCCCAGCCCCCAGACACCTACTGGGTAACAGAGGGAACGTGGCACCGCAGCGGGCGCTGGAAAGAACGCACACCTTCCCCTTCGGGCCaccccccaccagggaagccccaaagacacccacccccgccccagagAG contains:
- the RGS19 gene encoding regulator of G-protein signaling 19 isoform X2, yielding MRVPRRAVPPSPLPAGTKSSGERGGPPGRAGCSPSPAAKPAPSPEEVRSWAQSFDKLMRSPAGRSVFREFLRTEYSEENMLFWLACEELKAEANQHVVDEKARLIYEDYVSILSPKEVSLDSRVREGINKKMQEPSAHTFDDAQLQIYTLMHRDSYPRFLSSPTYRALLLRGGSQSSSEA
- the RGS19 gene encoding regulator of G-protein signaling 19 isoform X1; translated protein: MPTPPEAEQQHAGPEEADQRRSMSGRDAAPPAAPGRDPCCLCWCCCCSCSWNEEQRRAWRASRESRLQPLPSCETCAAPSPEEVRSWAQSFDKLMRSPAGRSVFREFLRTEYSEENMLFWLACEELKAEANQHVVDEKARLIYEDYVSILSPKEVSLDSRVREGINKKMQEPSAHTFDDAQLQIYTLMHRDSYPRFLSSPTYRALLLRGGSQSSSEA
- the RGS19 gene encoding regulator of G-protein signaling 19 isoform X3 produces the protein MRSPAGRSVFREFLRTEYSEENMLFWLACEELKAEANQHVVDEKARLIYEDYVSILSPKEVSLDSRVREGINKKMQEPSAHTFDDAQLQIYTLMHRDSYPRFLSSPTYRALLLRGGSQSSSEA
- the TCEA2 gene encoding transcription elongation factor A protein 2, producing MMGKEEEIARIARRLDKMVTKKSAEGAVDLLRELKAMPVTLPLLQSTRVGMSVNALRKQSSDEEVVSLAKSLIKSWKKLLDASDAKARERRRGGPLPTSSSKEASEAQDPSRKRPELPRMPSTPRITTFPPVPVTCDAVRNKCREMLTAALQTDHDHVAVGADCERLSAQIEECIFRDVGNTDMKYKNRVRSRLSNLKDAKNPSLRRNVLCGAITPQQIAVMTSEEMASDELKEIRKAMTKEAIREHQMARTGGTQTDLFTCSKCRKKNCTYTQVQTRSSDEPMTTFVVCNECGNRWKFC